One Candidatus Nitrososphaera evergladensis SR1 genomic window carries:
- a CDS encoding ABC transporter permease, whose product MMIEEVQTHVAKVYAIWLREFKVFLREKSRLVASTFTPILWLFVIGSGIGSATTVSAAPSLDYQQFIFPGIVSMSIIFTSVFYGSYIIWDRKFDFLKSVMVAPVSRGAVFVGKTLGGMTNSLVQALILLAIGAAIGIPLTPLSVVQAVAVIMLMSFGLTSLGLALGSYMYSLEGFQMIVSFVVFPLFFLSGALFPLDNLPAWLSVLTAIDPATYGVSAMRGTMLGVGSANPALDFAILTAYTGALGLFGIYSFKRMKAV is encoded by the coding sequence ATGATGATTGAAGAAGTGCAAACCCACGTTGCCAAAGTGTACGCGATATGGCTGCGCGAGTTCAAGGTGTTCTTGCGGGAAAAAAGCAGGCTTGTGGCGTCAACGTTCACGCCGATTCTGTGGCTTTTTGTCATCGGCTCCGGGATAGGCTCTGCCACTACGGTCAGCGCCGCGCCAAGCCTTGACTACCAGCAGTTCATTTTTCCGGGAATAGTCAGCATGTCCATAATATTCACGTCGGTGTTTTACGGCTCGTACATCATCTGGGACCGCAAGTTCGACTTTTTAAAGAGCGTGATGGTGGCGCCGGTTAGCAGGGGCGCGGTGTTTGTCGGCAAGACGCTTGGCGGCATGACAAACTCGCTTGTGCAAGCGCTCATACTGCTTGCCATCGGAGCTGCAATCGGGATACCGCTGACGCCGCTTTCGGTGGTGCAGGCAGTCGCAGTCATCATGCTGATGTCGTTTGGCCTCACCTCTCTTGGGCTTGCTCTTGGAAGCTACATGTACAGCCTGGAAGGGTTCCAGATGATAGTCAGTTTCGTGGTGTTTCCGCTGTTCTTTTTGTCCGGCGCATTGTTTCCCCTTGACAACCTGCCGGCGTGGCTGTCGGTGCTCACAGCCATCGACCCTGCCACGTACGGCGTGAGCGCAATGCGCGGGACGATGCTTGGCGTAGGCTCGGCAAACCCGGCGCTTGACTTTGCGATACTGACGGCGTACACTGGCGCACTGGGGCTCTTTGGCATCTATTCTTTCAAGCGCATGAAAGCGGTGTAG
- a CDS encoding alpha/beta fold hydrolase, whose amino-acid sequence MNIQIQGRQLHYIEQGKGQPVIFIHGGINDYRSWQFQIGPFSKKYRVISYSRRFAYPNRQLGNVVKDNTIGDNADDLAELIRKLELAPVHLVGHSYGAFTALYCAYRNPELVKTLVLGEPPVLPFLAKSHLEDDLELLSWFRDDAQRPAMEAFEREDDEKAIRAFVDEVMGKKNAFDQIPERARMLIMDNAKTLQGELESGMPTSFTIEDAKQVSIPTLLVVGELSPRFFHRIIEILSDNMPNTEQATIPGVTHDLGRATKPDILNAKVMEFLGKHA is encoded by the coding sequence ATGAACATCCAGATACAGGGAAGGCAGCTACACTACATAGAGCAAGGAAAAGGTCAGCCAGTAATCTTCATTCATGGCGGAATCAACGACTATCGGAGTTGGCAGTTTCAGATAGGGCCTTTTTCAAAAAAATATCGTGTTATCTCGTATAGTAGAAGGTTTGCTTACCCAAACAGGCAGCTAGGCAATGTTGTTAAGGACAACACGATTGGCGACAATGCTGATGATCTGGCTGAGCTAATAAGGAAACTAGAGCTAGCACCGGTACATCTGGTCGGTCATTCATACGGAGCATTTACTGCATTGTATTGTGCATATCGCAATCCAGAATTAGTAAAGACACTTGTGCTTGGCGAGCCTCCTGTTCTTCCATTCCTTGCAAAGAGTCATCTGGAAGACGACTTGGAATTGCTTTCATGGTTCAGAGATGATGCCCAAAGACCTGCTATGGAAGCATTTGAAAGAGAAGATGACGAAAAAGCGATCCGGGCGTTTGTAGACGAAGTTATGGGGAAAAAGAACGCCTTTGATCAGATTCCTGAACGGGCAAGAATGTTGATAATGGATAATGCAAAGACCTTGCAAGGAGAATTAGAATCCGGCATGCCTACTTCATTTACTATTGAAGATGCCAAGCAGGTATCAATCCCTACACTATTAGTAGTGGGAGAGCTTAGCCCAAGATTCTTCCATAGGATTATAGAAATTCTCTCTGACAACATGCCAAATACCGAACAGGCTACTATTCCAGGTGTTACTCACGACCTTGGTCGGGCGACAAAGCCAGATATTCTCAATGCAAAAGTAATGGAATTTCTTGGAAAGCATGCTTAG
- a CDS encoding ATP-binding cassette domain-containing protein — MIKLKSLTKRYGNNLVAVDNLTLDIEENEIFGLLGSNGAGKTTTIHMLATLLKPTSGTATVNGYDIVRQPSKVRESIGIVFQAPSSDDMLTGYENLYVHSLLYSVPRDIRKKRIDEVLELVGLSERKNDRVKTYSGGMRRRLEIARGLLHKPRVMFLDEPTLGLDPASRETMWKYVRRLVEEEKVTIILTTHYMEEADMLCDRIGVIDRGKIVALDTPARLKAALGGDIIKIKTKAKDADVIASKLDFVQKAEFVDGLLVLSVRDAKRSLPVLLQKIEAEQAEFSSPTLNDVFIHLTGRNIKEQAEGGFMERYAQYDD, encoded by the coding sequence ATGATAAAGTTAAAGAGCCTCACCAAGCGCTACGGCAACAACCTCGTGGCCGTGGACAACCTGACGCTTGACATCGAGGAGAACGAGATATTCGGGCTTTTAGGCTCAAACGGCGCGGGCAAGACGACTACAATACACATGCTTGCCACGCTGCTAAAGCCCACGTCGGGCACTGCCACCGTCAACGGCTACGACATTGTAAGGCAGCCGTCCAAGGTGCGCGAAAGCATCGGCATCGTGTTTCAGGCGCCAAGCAGCGACGACATGCTGACAGGCTATGAAAATTTGTACGTTCACTCGCTTTTGTACAGCGTTCCTCGCGACATCAGGAAAAAGAGGATAGATGAGGTGCTGGAGCTCGTCGGCCTGTCGGAGAGAAAAAACGACAGGGTAAAGACGTACTCGGGAGGCATGAGGCGCAGGCTGGAGATAGCCAGAGGGCTGTTGCACAAGCCACGCGTGATGTTCCTTGACGAGCCTACGCTTGGGCTTGACCCGGCAAGCAGGGAGACTATGTGGAAGTACGTGCGCCGGCTGGTAGAAGAAGAAAAAGTGACTATCATACTTACCACGCACTATATGGAGGAGGCCGACATGCTCTGCGACAGAATAGGGGTTATTGACAGGGGCAAGATAGTGGCGCTGGACACGCCTGCAAGATTAAAGGCGGCGCTTGGAGGCGACATCATCAAGATCAAGACAAAGGCTAAAGACGCTGACGTGATTGCAAGCAAGCTTGACTTTGTGCAAAAAGCCGAGTTTGTCGACGGCCTGCTGGTGCTGTCTGTCAGAGACGCCAAGCGCAGCCTTCCGGTGTTGCTGCAGAAAATCGAGGCAGAGCAGGCCGAGTTTTCAAGCCCTACCCTGAACGACGTTTTCATACACCTGACTGGCAGAAACATCAAAGAGCAGGCAGAAGGCGGATTCATGGAGAGGTACGCCCAGTATGATGATTGA